The Hornefia porci genome contains the following window.
ATAGACAAACTTCTCATTCCCGGCCAGCTCGTTAGTCCGGTCGGAAGTGAAGAATACCTGGTTCCCCTTCTTGGGCCTGTTGTTGAATATATTGAAGACCACATGAAAGCCCCAGGTGGCCAGCCTGCGGTACTGCCGGTACAGATTCTTTTTCAGCTGCTGTGTGAATTTCCGGAATCCGGTCAGCTGTTCCGGAAAAATAAAGGTGACGTCCAGATAATAGGTCCAGTCACTGACGTTCAGCCTGGAAATGCCGTACCAGCTCTGCGTCGCGCTGCGGTCCACCAGAAGGTCTGTTCTGGTTCCGTCCAGAATTGACATGTAAACCCGATCATAAACCGGATCGGAAACATAGTCTCTCAGCCGTTTCTCATCACCGATGTCGGCGCGCAGATACCATTTCCCTGTTCGGATCGGGTATTCCCCGTCCAGCTCCATGACATTGATGCGCAGACGGAAGCGATTCCCCTCTGTTTCCACAGCCTCGATATCCAGTTCCCGCTTCTGCTTCTGTTCCCGCAGATAAAAGCGGGCGCCTTCGAGGGTCTTCACATCCTCCACATGCCCGCTGATGTGCAGAATAATCCTCTGATACTTTACCTGATCGATAATCAGTTTCGTCATATACCGGTTCCTTTACTTCTCCCAGACCATCACGGTTTTTCCTCCGCTCTTGCGAATATCCGCGTCGAACGCGCGGTTCATGTCCGCGATGGAACGGACCGTAATGGTCTCTCCAATGATACTCTCCAGATATTCCTCCACGTCCTTGTTGGAGTTATACAGCTGAATCGTATCCCGAAAATCCTGTACGCCGCTTCTGCTGGAGCCGAACACATTCAGTCCCTTCTCCAGAATCATGCGTGTGTTCAGGGGCACCGGATTCTCCGACACTCCCATGATCGCAATGGTTCCTTCCGGATTAATAAAATCGATAATCTGATTGACGGCAATTCCCGAGGCCTCCGTCCCGACGCATTCGAACGCGTGGTCCACCCGCAGCTCCTGCGGGATGTCCGTGATGTCATACGTTGCGTCCGCAAACACGAAATCCGCCATCTTGTAGTCATTCTTTCCGAAAATCAGCACCTGACTGTCCGGCATCCTCTTTTTCAGCAGCAGCGCCGTGATAAACGCCAGATTTCCGTCACCCCAGACGCCGATCCTG
Protein-coding sequences here:
- a CDS encoding ribitol-5-phosphate dehydrogenase, which produces MLNTIYRLVAPRRFEAEFSDISLTDDNIIVRPTHLSICNADQRYYQGKRAPEVLKKKLPMALIHEGIGDVLYDPRGEYKPGQSVAMVPNTPVEKDDVIAENYLRSSKFRASGFDGFMQDSVAIGRDRLVLLPEGINKRVAAFTELVSVSYHTINRFDVRAHRRRDRIGVWGDGNLAFITALLLKKRMPDSQVLIFGKNDYKMADFVFADATYDITDIPQELRVDHAFECVGTEASGIAVNQIIDFINPEGTIAIMGVSENPVPLNTRMILEKGLNVFGSSRSGVQDFRDTIQLYNSNKDVEEYLESIIGETITVRSIADMNRAFDADIRKSGGKTVMVWEK